In Nonlabens agnitus, the DNA window ACGCCTTAAATCTCTATGCGGTTGATCGTGTAGACTTTGGTCTGTCGTGTAGCTGTGCACCGTTGTGATATATGCCTGCTCCACACCACAAAGTTCATCGAGAACCTTGATCATAGGCGCGGCATTATTAGTCGTACAACTGGCATTGGAAACAATGCGGTCTGATTTTTCAAGGATGTGGTCATTCACTCCTAAAACCACCGTTTTAATAGCATCGTCTACGGCTGGTGCACTCAAAATAACTTTTCCTGCACCTGCAGTAAGATGTTTGTTAAGGTCTGCAACAGATTTGAACTTACCTGTAGATTCTATGACAACGTCAATGTCATTCCACTGGAGCTGATCTAAAGCGGAATGATGCGTGAACCTGATCTTGTTGCCATCGATAATCAAATGATCCTGATCATGGGTCACTTCATTAGGTAGTACTCCATGAATGGAATCATACTTAAAAAGGTGCGCCATCACTTCGATAGAAGCAAGATCATTAATTGCCACAACGTTGACTTGTGGATTCAATAGTGTGGTGCGTAAAAACGTACGGCCTATGCGTCCAAAGCCATTTATGGCAACCTGTATCATAACTGTGCTAATTTACCTTTAAGGAAATCTATAGAATATGTTTGTGCGCCTTGTAAGAACTGCGAACCAGCGCGCCACTTTCCACGTGTCTGAAGCCCATTTCCAGGCCTAGAGTCTCGTATTTCTTGAATTGATCTGGTGTGATAAATTCCTTGACAGGAAGATGCTTTTTAGAAGGTTGCAAGTATTGTCCTATAGTGACAACATCCACGTTATTGTCTCGCAAATCTTCCATGGTCTGAATGACCTCGCTTTCTTGCTCGCCCAGTCCCAACATGATACCAGATTTGGTACGGTTGATGCCTTCTTGCTTCAAATATCTCAATACCTCGAGACTACGTTCATATTTTGCCTGTATGCGCACCTCACGAGTCAGTCGTTTCACGGTCTCCATATTGTGGGAAACCACCTCTGGATTTGCAGCAACGATGCGGTCAATATTTCTAGTCACTCCTTGAAAATCTGGGATTAACGTTTCTAGGGTGGTTGTGGGATTCATGCGTCGCACTGCGGCAACGGTTTCTTTCCAGATGATACTACCCATATCCTTGAGATCATCACGATCCACACTGGTAAGTACGGCATGCTTGATGTTCATGAGCTTAATGCTGCGGGCAACTTTTTCAGGCTCTGCCCAGTCGACATCTTCTGGTCTGCCGGTTTTCACACCACAAAAACCACAAGAGCGTGTGCAGGTGTTCCCTAAAATCATGAATGTCGCGGTACCTTCAGTCCAGCATTCACCCATATTGGGGCAACTTCCAGAGGTACATATCGTGTGTAGATCGTACTTGTCGACCACACCGCGCAACTCTTTATATTTCTGACCTACCGGCAATTTGACGCGCAACCATTTTGGTTTTCCCTTAGGTGGCGCAACGCTTGTTTCTGCTGTATTCATAGAACAAAGTTAAGGATAATGTAGTCGTTCAAAGAGTTAAAACCTGACTACTTCCAGCGACTGGGTTTGTGGGTAATGTTTGAGATAAATAGACCGGCCTGAAGAAATACCAGTAATAGTTCCAGTAATGGGAAGAATGGAATGAGTTCGCTTTCGCGAAAGCGAGATAATCCTTTCCCCATTACGATCCACACGATCACGTATCTTATTAGAACCAGCGATAGAATAGCTTCCCATTGCAGCCCAAAAAGGAACCCCAAGATGGTGGCTATAAAAAAGAAGATCTGAGAAGTGAAAAACAGCCCAAGACTCAATTTGTGCTTGGTCTTATAGAGTTTTGACGTCTGTACGTGTCTTTTTTTCTGGATCCACCATTTATTCCATTCCTGTTTTGGCTTGCTCATGGTAAAGGCCTCTGGATCAATGACCACTGCAGTATTGTTTCCAGTAGCAGCTTCATTCACAAACAGATCGTCATCGCCACCCATTACCTTCATGTGACTCATGAAACCACTCACGTCATAAAACTGTTTTGAAGTATAAGCCAGATTGCGGCCCACGCCCATATAAGGATTACCTCTCATGGCATAGCCCAAATACTGAACCGCTGCCAGAACAGTTTCAAACCGGATCAATGCGTTGAGTAAGGAATTTTTAGCCTTGTGATAGCCGCTGTAACCCAAAACTATGGTAGTGTCGTTCTTCAATGGACTGCTTAATAGGGACAGCCACTGGTTACTTGCTGGCTCACAGTCTGCATCAATAAAAACCAAATGGTCATTGACTGCTTTTTTGATACCTAGGGTTAAAGCATATTTTTTATTGCCCCAAAAGGTCTCGTTGTTGACCACATCCACCATTTTAATTTGCGGATGTTGCGCCATATATTCTTCTATCACAAATCGAGTATCATCGGTACTGGCGTCATTGATCAAGATGATTTCAAAATTGGGATGATCCTGAGAAAGAAGTTGAGGAACAAGTCTCTTTAAATTTTCCTCTTCATTCTTTGCGCAAACGATCACCGATACTGGTGTGACGTTTTTAGTGTAAGTCGTTGGATTAGAAAAGCAGACCTTGGAAAAATAAAAGTAAAAGCAAACGTTGAGTAGGACACAACCCAAAAGGATTACATAGAATAAACCTATTGCCATCTATGCTTTTTTATCGCTGGTATCGCAATTACCTTGTTCTTCTGGCAATTTACCGCACATACTGCAGGCTTGTCCATCCTTGTTCAAATATGGGTTTTGGCTGGCGCAAGTTCCAGCGAACTTACCGTCCTTTTTACCCCAAATTTTAATGGCAATCCCAGCAAACGCCAGAGCTAACAAACCGAATGTGATCAATAGTAATTCCATGATGCAAATTTAATAATTTGGCGATGATTAAACCTTGTGATTATACTAATTCTCTATAAGGTTGACCTCAGTCTCAATGACGATTCCATAAGTTTCCTTGACGGTTTTTTGAATCTCTCTTGCCACACTCAAGATTTCCATTCCTGTAGCCTTGCCGTGATTGACTAATACTAAGGCTTGTCTATCATGAACTCCTGCATCACCGTACCGTTTGCCTTTAAAACCAGATTTATCGATCAGCCATCCAGCTGGTATTTTGACCTCATTATCATTTACTTGATAACTAGGCATGTCTGGAAAGGATTCGAGGAGTTTTAGATAGGTTTCTTTATCGATGACAGGGTTTTTGAAAAAACTGCCACTATTGCCTATTACTTTAGGGTCTGGTAGTTTACTGGTCCTAATATTAATGACCGCTTGGGCGACTTTGCCTATAGTGTCTTCACCAGGCAATTGCTG includes these proteins:
- the gap gene encoding type I glyceraldehyde-3-phosphate dehydrogenase; translation: MIQVAINGFGRIGRTFLRTTLLNPQVNVVAINDLASIEVMAHLFKYDSIHGVLPNEVTHDQDHLIIDGNKIRFTHHSALDQLQWNDIDVVIESTGKFKSVADLNKHLTAGAGKVILSAPAVDDAIKTVVLGVNDHILEKSDRIVSNASCTTNNAAPMIKVLDELCGVEQAYITTVHSYTTDQSLHDQPHRDLRRARAAGQSIVPTTTGAAKALTKIFPHLSDVIGGCGIRVPVPNGSLTDMTINVKQEVTIDQVNDAFIAFAKANPSTFSYTDVPLVSIDISGSPFSCIYDSQMTSVIGKLVKIIGWYDNESGYSNRLLDLVVRLDSLNKS
- the lipA gene encoding lipoyl synthase, with translation MNTAETSVAPPKGKPKWLRVKLPVGQKYKELRGVVDKYDLHTICTSGSCPNMGECWTEGTATFMILGNTCTRSCGFCGVKTGRPEDVDWAEPEKVARSIKLMNIKHAVLTSVDRDDLKDMGSIIWKETVAAVRRMNPTTTLETLIPDFQGVTRNIDRIVAANPEVVSHNMETVKRLTREVRIQAKYERSLEVLRYLKQEGINRTKSGIMLGLGEQESEVIQTMEDLRDNNVDVVTIGQYLQPSKKHLPVKEFITPDQFKKYETLGLEMGFRHVESGALVRSSYKAHKHIL
- a CDS encoding glycosyltransferase; the encoded protein is MAIGLFYVILLGCVLLNVCFYFYFSKVCFSNPTTYTKNVTPVSVIVCAKNEEENLKRLVPQLLSQDHPNFEIILINDASTDDTRFVIEEYMAQHPQIKMVDVVNNETFWGNKKYALTLGIKKAVNDHLVFIDADCEPASNQWLSLLSSPLKNDTTIVLGYSGYHKAKNSLLNALIRFETVLAAVQYLGYAMRGNPYMGVGRNLAYTSKQFYDVSGFMSHMKVMGGDDDLFVNEAATGNNTAVVIDPEAFTMSKPKQEWNKWWIQKKRHVQTSKLYKTKHKLSLGLFFTSQIFFFIATILGFLFGLQWEAILSLVLIRYVIVWIVMGKGLSRFRESELIPFFPLLELLLVFLQAGLFISNITHKPSRWK